One Methylocaldum marinum DNA window includes the following coding sequences:
- a CDS encoding IS630 family transposase: MTQMQQLTCDEKTRRILEQRRSSQTELHRNVFRARIILGCLDGRGVMELARALNTRPNTVIKWRDRFAAGGLAGLEDRPRPGAPRQLPPDLREQILGVLEESPPPGQAVWDGGAVARRLGVSPHAVWRVLRQEGICLQRQRSWCVSTDPEFVAKAADIVGLYLAPPTNALVICVDEKPSIQALERASGYVETDSGKIVRGFKSTYKRHGTLNLFAALQVATGHVHSATTATKTREDFLAFMDQVVAETPADQELHVILDNYCTHKRNEDWLAKNPRVHFHFTPTSASWLNQVEIWFGILSRKALRGASFSSIAELRNAIEAFIANYSQNPRPFKWRKREVHGSQLKNTIVNLRN, translated from the coding sequence ATGACTCAGATGCAGCAACTGACATGTGATGAGAAGACCCGAAGGATTCTGGAACAGCGGAGGAGCAGCCAAACGGAATTGCACAGAAACGTGTTTCGGGCACGCATTATCTTGGGGTGCCTGGACGGACGAGGTGTCATGGAATTGGCGCGGGCACTCAACACCCGTCCCAACACCGTCATCAAGTGGCGCGATCGCTTTGCCGCGGGAGGACTGGCGGGGCTGGAAGATCGGCCACGGCCCGGCGCGCCTCGGCAGTTGCCGCCCGATTTGCGCGAGCAAATTCTGGGCGTTTTGGAAGAATCGCCACCCCCTGGACAGGCGGTCTGGGATGGTGGTGCCGTGGCCCGGCGCTTGGGCGTTTCGCCACACGCGGTATGGCGGGTTTTGCGGCAGGAGGGGATTTGCCTGCAACGGCAACGTTCCTGGTGCGTTAGCACCGATCCGGAGTTCGTGGCCAAAGCCGCCGATATTGTCGGGCTCTATTTGGCGCCACCGACCAACGCGCTCGTAATTTGCGTGGACGAGAAACCGAGCATTCAGGCGTTGGAGCGGGCGAGCGGTTACGTGGAGACCGACAGCGGAAAAATCGTCCGGGGCTTCAAAAGTACCTACAAGCGCCATGGCACACTCAACTTATTTGCGGCGCTGCAAGTAGCCACCGGGCACGTTCACAGCGCAACTACCGCCACGAAAACCCGCGAGGATTTCTTGGCCTTCATGGACCAAGTCGTCGCCGAGACCCCGGCGGACCAGGAATTACATGTGATTTTGGACAACTATTGCACGCACAAGCGCAACGAGGACTGGTTGGCCAAGAATCCCAGGGTTCATTTTCACTTTACGCCAACCTCGGCCAGCTGGTTGAACCAAGTGGAAATCTGGTTCGGTATCCTGAGTCGGAAAGCCTTGCGCGGGGCCAGTTTCTCCAGCATCGCTGAGTTAAGGAACGCTATTGAAGCGTTCATTGCCAACTATTCCCAAAATCCACGCCCATTCAAATGGCGCAAACGCGAAGTGCACGGCAGTCAACTCAAAAATACTATCGTTAATTTACGTAATTAA
- a CDS encoding RHS repeat-associated core domain-containing protein has product MKRSLPTIPKIHAHSNGANAKCTAVNSKILSLIYVIKHYHPDGLGSLLALTNATGSITATQRFDAFGQKLAGTGTVPTYGYTGREPDATGLVYYRARYYDPSIGRFTARDPVGYLDGLNRYAYVGNNPINFTDPNGLLMRRVEMWWDTQAKGIVNDYGGTAADVGVGFTPVGIYADVYGAATGKTLFGGQELSGWERALGLIPGVSEIAGVVRGVNKVDNIVGAIKYGNLDTLNRPTGVSATITPDMIGTGTKANPTILPPGYVTDSGMARGHLLGAQLGGSGDDVRNLVTIQQTPANSPVMRGFENQVRAAVEGGQNVNLQVTPVYQGNNPIPCGITMCASGSGGFNLDVTILNPPGR; this is encoded by the coding sequence TTGAAGCGTTCATTGCCAACTATTCCCAAAATCCACGCCCATTCAAATGGCGCAAACGCGAAGTGCACGGCAGTCAACTCAAAAATACTATCGTTAATTTACGTAATTAAGCACTACCACCCGGACGGGCTCGGCTCGCTCCTGGCCCTCACCAACGCGACCGGCAGCATCACCGCCACCCAGCGGTTCGACGCCTTCGGCCAAAAGCTGGCCGGGACCGGCACCGTGCCCACCTACGGCTACACGGGGCGGGAGCCGGACGCGACCGGGCTCGTTTACTACCGGGCGCGGTATTACGATCCGAGCATAGGCCGGTTCACCGCCCGCGATCCCGTGGGCTACCTCGATGGGCTCAACCGGTATGCCTATGTCGGGAACAATCCCATCAATTTCACCGATCCCAACGGGCTGTTGATGCGGCGGGTGGAAATGTGGTGGGACACCCAAGCAAAAGGCATTGTCAACGACTACGGCGGCACGGCCGCAGACGTCGGTGTCGGCTTCACGCCGGTAGGAATCTACGCGGACGTTTACGGCGCCGCCACCGGCAAAACCCTGTTTGGCGGCCAGGAGCTCTCCGGCTGGGAGCGCGCACTCGGCCTCATCCCCGGCGTGTCCGAAATCGCCGGCGTGGTGCGGGGGGTGAATAAGGTTGATAACATTGTCGGTGCCATAAAATATGGCAACTTGGATACGCTAAACCGTCCGACAGGCGTCTCCGCAACGATTACCCCTGACATGATTGGAACGGGTACTAAAGCAAATCCAACCATCCTCCCTCCAGGCTACGTGACAGATTCGGGCATGGCACGTGGCCACCTGTTGGGCGCTCAACTAGGAGGTTCGGGCGATGACGTGAGGAACTTGGTCACAATTCAGCAGACGCCCGCCAATTCGCCAGTGATGAGAGGATTTGAGAATCAGGTACGTGCGGCTGTAGAGGGAGGGCAGAACGTAAATCTTCAGGTGACGCCTGTGTACCAAGGGAATAATCCAATTCCTTGCGGGATTACGATGTGTGCTTCTGGGTCGGGCGGCTTTAACTTGGACGTGACAATCCTCAATCCACCGGGACGATGA
- a CDS encoding SMI1/KNR4 family protein, producing the protein MRILLPPQSPVDVPSNDDWRLVEQKFGGVPADFRWFVDCYGSGRIDNFLFTFNPASRNPHLNLFTQVDLQLDALRELRSGRTEVVPYSLFPEPHGLLPFALTDNGDVLYWITEGSPNQWRVAINDSREPEWEEYSWTLSELLVRLLTKKARSSIFPKDFPSERPSFEPSLR; encoded by the coding sequence TTGCGCATCCTGCTTCCGCCTCAGAGTCCCGTTGATGTGCCATCGAACGACGACTGGCGCTTGGTGGAGCAGAAATTTGGCGGAGTGCCAGCGGATTTTCGATGGTTCGTTGATTGTTACGGGAGTGGCCGGATCGACAACTTTCTGTTCACCTTTAACCCGGCGTCGCGGAATCCGCACCTGAATTTGTTTACTCAGGTCGACCTTCAGCTGGATGCATTGAGGGAACTCCGTTCGGGACGCACCGAGGTAGTTCCGTATTCACTCTTTCCCGAGCCTCATGGGCTGCTGCCGTTCGCACTAACAGACAACGGAGACGTACTGTATTGGATAACCGAAGGAAGCCCTAACCAGTGGAGAGTAGCTATCAACGATAGTCGCGAGCCGGAATGGGAAGAATACTCGTGGACTCTGTCTGAGTTGCTGGTGCGCTTGCTTACGAAGAAAGCTCGATCCTCGATTTTCCCCAAGGACTTTCCAAGCGAACGGCCATCGTTCGAACCGTCCCTTCGCTGA
- a CDS encoding DUF6531 domain-containing protein, protein MGEPRAGGMGCHAQSAECGYSPSSSFMLFFSRLALVFLLSLTLGLPDIGAIVAGSYSLVNTSPVPVSYPRDSFIPSVVPSAWPVNSTTLANGWNAVMSWGGDPVNLATGNLYHTERDVSVAGRGLPLVFERAYNSPGPKDGPLGFGWTHSFNHKLNFYGAEGGYVRVGWVDGTGAERFFRLPGSSVPAGSVFQAAPGVYSVLKREADGSWSLTEKNGLRYGFESNAGTTAGQVARLLTIKDHNLNTLTLSYNTGCGNVLPD, encoded by the coding sequence ATGGGCGAGCCAAGAGCCGGTGGGATGGGATGCCATGCGCAGTCTGCCGAATGCGGCTACTCCCCGAGCTCTTCCTTCATGCTGTTCTTCTCCCGCCTCGCCCTTGTTTTCCTGCTCAGCCTGACTCTTGGCCTGCCGGACATTGGAGCGATCGTGGCCGGCAGTTACTCCCTGGTCAACACGAGCCCGGTGCCGGTCTCCTATCCGCGCGATTCGTTCATTCCCAGCGTGGTCCCGAGCGCCTGGCCGGTCAACTCGACCACCCTCGCCAACGGCTGGAACGCGGTCATGAGCTGGGGCGGCGATCCGGTCAACCTCGCCACCGGCAATCTGTACCACACCGAGCGGGATGTGTCCGTGGCGGGCCGCGGCTTGCCCTTGGTGTTCGAACGCGCCTACAACAGCCCGGGACCCAAGGATGGCCCCTTGGGGTTCGGCTGGACCCACAGCTTCAACCATAAGCTGAACTTCTACGGCGCCGAGGGCGGGTATGTCAGGGTCGGCTGGGTGGACGGCACCGGGGCGGAGCGGTTCTTCAGGCTTCCGGGCAGCAGCGTGCCGGCGGGCAGCGTCTTCCAGGCCGCGCCGGGGGTGTATTCGGTTCTGAAGCGCGAGGCCGATGGGTCGTGGAGTCTGACCGAGAAGAACGGCCTCCGTTACGGCTTCGAGAGCAACGCCGGAACCACCGCCGGACAGGTGGCGCGGCTCTTGACGATCAAGGACCACAATCTCAACACCCTGACCCTTTCCTACAACACCGGCTGCGGCAATGTCTTGCCTGATTAG
- a CDS encoding IS1595 family transposase, with the protein MSMNQVQFQKGLSLAEFLTQYGTEAQCEAALQALRWPDGFRCPACGEARHTVFKRNERTYWQCGHCRKQTTLTAGTLFEATKLPLTTWFLAMYLLTQAKNNVSALELMRHLGVCYRTAWLIKHKLIQVMAEREADRQLSGRVEIDDAYLGGERSGKRGRGSENKVAFVVAVQTTDDGRPLFVRIDPLPFTQQAIAEWAQRALAPSTYALTDGLSGFRSLQHVVARHECLILGSGRQSAQHPEFRWVNTLLSNLKTAISGTYHAFKFEKYAKRYLAEFQYRFNRRFDLKTLLRRLAHAAVFTPPRPEWQLRLAEVHR; encoded by the coding sequence ATGTCAATGAACCAAGTGCAATTTCAAAAGGGATTGTCGTTGGCCGAGTTTCTGACCCAATACGGCACCGAAGCACAGTGCGAAGCGGCCTTACAAGCTCTGCGTTGGCCGGACGGTTTCCGTTGCCCAGCCTGTGGCGAGGCACGGCATACGGTATTCAAACGAAATGAGCGAACCTACTGGCAATGCGGACACTGCCGAAAGCAAACGACGTTAACCGCCGGGACGCTCTTCGAAGCGACCAAGCTGCCGCTCACCACCTGGTTTCTGGCGATGTATCTCCTAACCCAGGCCAAGAACAATGTCTCAGCCTTGGAGTTGATGCGTCATCTCGGAGTGTGTTATCGCACCGCCTGGCTGATAAAGCACAAGTTGATCCAGGTGATGGCGGAGCGAGAGGCGGATCGGCAATTGAGCGGGCGGGTCGAGATCGATGATGCTTACCTGGGCGGTGAGCGCTCGGGGAAACGGGGACGAGGGTCGGAAAACAAAGTCGCCTTCGTGGTGGCGGTGCAAACCACGGATGACGGACGTCCGTTATTTGTGCGTATCGATCCCCTGCCGTTCACCCAGCAGGCGATTGCGGAGTGGGCTCAACGCGCCTTAGCTCCGTCGACTTATGCACTCACCGATGGTTTGAGCGGGTTTCGGAGCTTGCAGCACGTCGTCGCTCGCCACGAATGCCTGATTCTGGGCTCTGGGCGGCAGTCGGCACAACATCCTGAGTTTCGTTGGGTTAACACGTTGTTGAGTAACCTGAAGACCGCGATTTCCGGTACCTATCACGCGTTCAAATTCGAGAAATACGCCAAGCGGTATCTGGCCGAGTTCCAATACCGTTTCAATCGGCGTTTCGATCTCAAAACGCTGCTTCGCCGGCTAGCGCACGCTGCCGTATTCACTCCACCTCGCCCCGAGTGGCAACTTCGCTTAGCTGAAGTTCATCGCTAA
- a CDS encoding RHS repeat domain-containing protein — protein sequence MLNFLANQDVLCMVSDGPGRSLAFTYTSGRISQVTVKAAGGSVLATHRYGYDGNGHLTSYQSPLGVAGQHGAVTYAYYTAADGQNLAHALKTYTLPEGEGMRFAYYLDGRVFRHQRHKHGTLLPETTTFRYQDFRRETVTVNERGYERRHTFDANGNPVRIVDETGAAYTYAYDAANPFNRLSETDPAGLTTHYQYDGVGNVTRITQPSGATTEYADFTAYHAPQRIKDAQGNWTLLKYDAKGNLTDAVRLKTGQVPTAGVTPPASAIASWTKYADDGNFGQPTQTKALRDFTGASLGSFAGGVGPTLTTSYDAQTLYPTQLSRLGDKTGDGLINGSDPADTASLAFDGLGRPTQGIDADWHPVQVAYDADGRVIQGTDAIGQLRTYRHDGDGRLIDAELKLTQAGKTRLWDSATQVYDDAGRLAQTLDAGGYATLYRYDAAGHLTQVTDPDAYSLSFDYDPVGRWVRAYDKAEHAVRRTLDAAGRVKTVTDPNGHATTYTYWNAAGDGRLKQVTRPKVGSFTAGRITQFDYDALGRVIRLTEQPAAGSGETARDTLRTYDALGRLVREAGPAYTDSDPNSATFGQTIRPVTRWVYDNLSHLKEIKAGQTAANGGSSIDPETGASASDTVTTQATYTVDDFGRRLTETDAKGHTTAYTYDLHGNVLTRQTPNGHTVTYVWATGHQLLSATAEDGRQVLYTRNPLGQVIRAETWSAVPSQLEVAYDYTYDAAHRLDQLTDSRGVKTLSYAWSPGGLLDSLTDSDGGATHTLYDPVGRLIGLWAPNFDTFGLAYDAGGRLTELRYPNGVTETLAWNADDSLSRISHKNGVATLVQSAYTYDGLGRRKTLQETVSGLPTLTYTYQYDPLDRLTQVDNGTASQKQTYAYDIFGNRVQQQLGNPVSQTTAYQYDPAQQLTEVRNGSLTGTLLEAYLYDANGQLSQACKGSGVTRPNDQTCAGTSVTQYAWTSFDRLGQISGSTSASFRYDDQGRRIRKTEGGVTTNYLYDGLNLYGEYPAGNWTTPTALYVQAGLDTPLARLTGPVGSPSAAAAYYHPDGLGSVLALTNASATVTGTQRFDAFGTKLAGSGTVPQYGYTGWEPDATGLIYYRARYYDPSVGRFTARDPIGYLDGLNRYRCETWSE from the coding sequence GTGCTGAACTTTCTCGCTAATCAGGATGTCTTGTGCATGGTCAGCGACGGCCCGGGGCGGTCGCTGGCGTTCACCTACACCTCAGGGCGCATCAGCCAGGTGACGGTGAAAGCCGCGGGCGGCAGCGTGCTCGCCACCCACCGGTACGGCTACGACGGCAACGGCCATCTGACGAGCTACCAGAGCCCCTTGGGCGTAGCGGGGCAGCACGGTGCCGTGACCTACGCCTACTACACCGCCGCCGACGGCCAGAATCTCGCTCATGCCCTGAAGACGTATACCCTGCCGGAAGGCGAAGGGATGCGCTTTGCCTATTACCTGGACGGGCGGGTGTTCCGCCATCAGCGCCACAAGCACGGCACCCTGCTGCCGGAAACCACCACCTTCCGTTACCAGGATTTCCGCCGCGAGACGGTGACGGTCAACGAGCGCGGCTACGAGCGGCGGCATACCTTCGATGCCAACGGCAACCCGGTCCGGATCGTCGACGAAACCGGCGCGGCCTACACCTACGCTTACGATGCGGCGAACCCCTTCAACCGCCTCTCGGAGACCGATCCGGCCGGGCTGACCACGCACTACCAGTACGACGGCGTCGGCAACGTCACCCGGATCACCCAGCCTTCGGGCGCCACCACCGAGTACGCCGACTTTACCGCCTATCATGCGCCGCAGCGGATCAAGGACGCCCAAGGGAATTGGACGCTCCTCAAATACGACGCCAAGGGCAATCTCACCGACGCGGTGCGCCTCAAGACCGGCCAGGTGCCGACGGCCGGCGTCACGCCCCCGGCCTCCGCCATCGCGAGTTGGACGAAATACGCGGACGACGGGAACTTCGGCCAGCCGACCCAGACCAAGGCCCTCCGCGACTTTACCGGCGCCAGCTTAGGGAGCTTCGCCGGCGGGGTCGGTCCCACCCTCACGACGAGCTACGACGCCCAAACCCTCTATCCGACCCAGCTCAGCCGGCTGGGCGACAAGACCGGCGACGGCCTGATCAACGGTTCGGACCCGGCCGATACTGCGAGCCTGGCGTTCGATGGGCTGGGTAGACCAACCCAAGGGATCGACGCCGACTGGCACCCGGTCCAGGTTGCCTACGATGCCGACGGCCGGGTCATCCAAGGCACCGATGCGATCGGGCAGCTTCGAACGTACCGCCACGACGGCGATGGCCGGCTCATCGATGCCGAGCTGAAACTCACCCAGGCTGGAAAGACCCGGCTCTGGGATTCCGCCACCCAGGTCTACGACGACGCAGGGCGCCTCGCGCAAACCCTCGATGCCGGCGGCTACGCCACCTTGTACCGGTACGATGCGGCCGGGCACCTCACGCAGGTGACCGACCCCGATGCCTACAGCTTAAGCTTCGACTACGACCCCGTGGGCCGTTGGGTGCGCGCCTACGACAAGGCCGAACATGCGGTCCGCCGCACGCTGGATGCCGCCGGGCGGGTGAAAACGGTCACCGACCCCAACGGCCACGCGACCACTTACACCTACTGGAACGCGGCCGGGGACGGCCGCCTGAAACAGGTGACCCGGCCGAAGGTCGGCAGCTTCACCGCCGGGAGGATCACCCAGTTCGACTACGACGCCCTGGGCCGGGTGATCCGACTCACCGAGCAGCCCGCGGCCGGTTCGGGCGAAACCGCCCGCGATACCTTAAGGACCTACGATGCCCTGGGCCGCCTCGTCCGCGAAGCGGGTCCGGCGTATACCGACTCGGACCCCAATTCCGCCACCTTCGGCCAGACCATCCGCCCCGTCACCCGCTGGGTCTACGACAATTTAAGCCATCTCAAGGAAATCAAGGCCGGGCAGACCGCCGCGAACGGCGGCAGCAGCATCGACCCGGAGACCGGCGCCTCCGCCTCGGACACGGTGACCACCCAGGCGACCTACACCGTCGACGACTTCGGCCGGCGCTTGACCGAAACCGACGCCAAAGGCCACACCACCGCCTACACCTACGACCTTCACGGCAACGTCCTCACCCGGCAGACGCCCAACGGTCATACCGTGACCTACGTCTGGGCTACCGGCCATCAGCTCCTGTCGGCGACGGCGGAAGACGGACGCCAGGTCCTCTACACCCGGAACCCCCTGGGGCAGGTCATCCGCGCCGAAACCTGGAGCGCGGTGCCGAGCCAGCTGGAAGTCGCCTACGACTATACCTATGACGCCGCGCATCGGCTCGATCAGCTAACCGACAGCCGCGGGGTCAAGACCTTGAGCTACGCCTGGAGTCCCGGCGGCCTCTTGGACAGTCTGACCGACAGCGACGGCGGAGCCACCCACACCCTCTATGATCCCGTCGGCCGCCTGATCGGCCTCTGGGCGCCCAACTTTGACACCTTCGGCCTCGCCTACGACGCCGGCGGCCGGCTGACCGAGCTGCGCTACCCGAACGGCGTCACCGAGACCCTCGCCTGGAACGCCGACGACAGCTTAAGCCGCATCAGTCACAAAAACGGGGTGGCGACCCTCGTCCAGAGCGCCTACACCTACGACGGCCTCGGCCGGCGGAAGACCCTCCAGGAGACGGTCTCGGGCCTGCCGACCCTGACCTATACCTACCAATACGATCCGCTCGACCGGCTCACTCAGGTCGACAACGGCACCGCGAGCCAGAAGCAAACTTATGCCTATGACATCTTCGGCAACCGGGTGCAACAACAGCTCGGCAACCCGGTCAGCCAGACCACAGCCTACCAGTACGACCCCGCCCAGCAGCTGACCGAGGTCCGAAACGGCAGCCTCACCGGCACCCTGCTCGAAGCCTATCTGTACGATGCCAATGGCCAGCTCAGCCAAGCCTGCAAGGGGAGCGGCGTCACCCGGCCCAATGACCAAACCTGTGCCGGCACCAGCGTCACCCAGTACGCCTGGACCAGCTTCGACCGGCTGGGCCAGATCAGCGGCAGCACCAGCGCGAGCTTCCGCTACGATGACCAAGGAAGGCGCATCCGGAAGACCGAGGGCGGCGTCACCACGAACTATCTCTACGACGGCCTGAATCTCTATGGCGAATATCCGGCCGGCAATTGGACCACGCCCACCGCGCTCTATGTTCAGGCCGGTCTCGATACGCCTTTGGCCCGCCTCACCGGCCCTGTGGGGAGCCCGAGCGCCGCGGCCGCCTACTACCATCCGGACGGCCTCGGCTCGGTCCTCGCCCTGACCAACGCCAGTGCAACCGTCACCGGCACCCAGCGGTTCGACGCCTTCGGTACGAAACTCGCCGGCAGCGGCACCGTGCCCCAGTACGGCTACACCGGCTGGGAGCCCGATGCCACGGGGCTGATCTACTACCGGGCGCGCTATTACGATCCGAGCGTCGGCCGCTTCACCGCTCGCGATCCGATCGGCTACCTGGATGGGCTCAACCGCTATCGCTGCGAGACATGGAGCGAGTGA
- a CDS encoding IS66 family transposase: protein MYGLNSLFAARFILTADGLNRQAAEPRQPGSRSNGGQPGHVGITRAWTETPDAAREISPLGTCGCGLSLADQPGRLGERRQQIEIPEPKAEVIEYRQRIVTCACGCVHRGVFPFGVTPHVSYGPRLKAYAVALVDGHFVALGRTAEILADQYGVRPSDGTIQNWVGQAAGILPKFMGYAVHDPWAPYFHFTQVTHSLCSAHLLRELRYFEEAPRGHRWPVRLREILVDGKKAVEAARAEGRSAVDTATRDRLLADYDRWVTLGLSIFPERPKAPGQKGGPK from the coding sequence ATGTATGGACTGAATAGCCTGTTCGCAGCCCGGTTCATATTGACTGCGGACGGGCTGAATCGGCAAGCGGCGGAGCCGCGCCAGCCCGGGTCCAGGTCGAATGGCGGACAGCCGGGGCATGTCGGTATCACGCGGGCGTGGACGGAAACGCCCGATGCGGCGCGGGAGATAAGCCCCTTGGGCACGTGTGGCTGCGGTCTGTCGTTGGCGGATCAACCGGGGAGGCTGGGCGAGCGGCGGCAGCAGATCGAGATTCCCGAACCCAAGGCCGAGGTGATCGAATACCGGCAGCGGATTGTGACCTGCGCGTGCGGGTGCGTGCATCGGGGCGTGTTTCCGTTCGGCGTCACGCCACATGTGAGCTACGGCCCGCGTCTGAAAGCCTACGCGGTGGCTCTGGTGGATGGGCACTTTGTGGCCTTGGGGCGGACCGCGGAGATCCTCGCCGATCAGTATGGGGTGCGACCGTCCGACGGCACGATCCAGAACTGGGTCGGGCAGGCGGCGGGGATCCTGCCCAAATTCATGGGGTATGCGGTCCATGATCCTTGGGCGCCCTATTTCCACTTCACGCAGGTGACCCATAGCCTGTGTAGCGCTCACCTGTTGCGGGAGTTGCGCTATTTCGAGGAAGCGCCCCGTGGACACCGCTGGCCGGTGCGGCTCCGGGAAATCTTGGTGGACGGCAAGAAGGCGGTAGAGGCGGCCCGCGCTGAAGGGCGGAGCGCGGTGGATACAGCAACGCGTGATCGTCTCCTGGCCGACTATGACCGGTGGGTTACGCTCGGCTTGTCTATCTTCCCCGAGCGGCCCAAGGCGCCGGGGCAGAAAGGCGGGCCAAAATAG
- a CDS encoding threonine ammonia-lyase, protein MPTPLNEVLRPAAIIEAPRLSRRLGATLTLVSETFQRTGSFKFRAAYHLASKVPQRHIITASSGNFGQALAYACRLLGKSCRVVMPKTSARVKVDAVREYGGIVEEVDIAVKSRAERVAELAAEHPDAYIASAYDDPWVIEGNASLGEEIAALHSNFEVVIAPVGGGGLTAGLVTGLRRAGSATPVIGAEPLLGNDAARSLKAGRIVANPSEPQTLADGARTVSLGRHNWEILHTGLSGIVEVPEAMIAEGVRLLFELANLKAEPTGALGVAALLTEPERFRGRSVCCVISGGNVDPEIYRKLLAVVG, encoded by the coding sequence ATGCCGACACCCTTGAATGAAGTTCTGCGTCCTGCGGCCATCATCGAAGCTCCGCGTCTCTCGCGAAGACTCGGGGCAACCCTTACCTTAGTCAGCGAAACCTTCCAGCGCACGGGCAGCTTTAAGTTTCGTGCCGCCTACCACCTGGCCTCGAAAGTGCCGCAACGGCACATCATTACCGCGTCGTCGGGCAATTTCGGACAGGCCTTGGCCTATGCCTGCCGGCTGCTTGGAAAATCCTGCCGGGTGGTCATGCCAAAGACTTCGGCGCGAGTCAAAGTGGACGCTGTGCGGGAATACGGCGGTATCGTCGAGGAGGTGGACATCGCCGTGAAAAGCCGGGCCGAGCGCGTGGCGGAACTTGCTGCCGAGCATCCCGACGCCTATATCGCCAGCGCCTATGACGATCCGTGGGTCATCGAAGGCAATGCCAGCCTGGGGGAGGAGATCGCCGCATTACACAGCAACTTCGAAGTCGTCATCGCCCCTGTCGGCGGCGGCGGTCTCACGGCCGGGCTCGTCACGGGACTGCGTCGGGCCGGAAGCGCGACGCCCGTCATTGGCGCGGAACCGTTGCTGGGCAACGATGCCGCGCGCTCCCTGAAAGCCGGCCGGATCGTCGCCAACCCATCCGAACCGCAAACGCTTGCCGACGGCGCACGCACCGTAAGCCTGGGCCGGCATAACTGGGAAATTTTGCACACAGGGCTTTCCGGCATTGTCGAGGTGCCGGAAGCCATGATCGCCGAAGGAGTCAGGCTGTTGTTCGAACTGGCCAACCTCAAGGCTGAACCCACCGGCGCCTTGGGCGTAGCCGCCCTCCTGACCGAGCCGGAACGGTTCCGCGGGCGGTCGGTGTGTTGTGTCATCAGCGGCGGAAACGTGGATCCGGAAATTTACCGGAAGTTGCTGGCCGTCGTGGGATAA